The genomic segment GTTGACGAAGAACGTCCAGCGCCAGTTCAGGTACTCGGTGAGGAAGCCGCCCAGGATCAGGCCGACCGCGCCACCGCCACCCGCGATGGCACCGTAGATGCCGAACGCCTTGGCGCGCTCCCTGGCCTCGGTGAACGTCACCGCGAGCAGCGAGAGCGCGGCCGGTGCGAGCAGTGCGCCGAAGGCGCCCTGGAGTGCCCGGGAGCCGAACATCATCGCCTCGCCCTGCGCCGCACCGCCGAGCGCGGACGCGGCGGCGAAGCCGAGCAGACCGACGACGAAGGTGCGCTTACGGCCCCACAGGTCGGCGATCCGGCCGCCGAAGAGGAGCAGTCCACCGAAGGCGAGCGCGTAGGCGGTGATGACCCACTGCTTGTTCCCGTCGGATATGCCCAGGTCCGTCTGGGCCGAGGGCAGTGCGATATTCACGATCGTGGCGTCCAGCACAACCATCAGCTGGGCGAGGGCTATGAAGGCCAGCGCTTTCCAGCGGCTGGGATCGGGTGCGAGGGTCTCGGCTGTTTTTGCCATGGGAGTAGCCACCTAAGGGCGCGCGTCGGCGCGCGGGGTCGTTCCGGGAAGGTCTGTCCGCGCCGACCGGTGTCACCGGCCGTCGTCGGCGGTCATGGGATGAAGACGTGGGACGGGAAGCGAAAGGAAGAAGAGGGAGGGACAGGGACAGGAAGAAAGGAAGAAGTGAAGGAGGAACACGGACGGGAAGGCGCGGATGCGGGAGACCTGATGCTCAGCCGCCCGGCAGGGGCGTCACATCCGACTTCGCAAGTCGGCCAGGGTCGCCGCCGTCCCCGGGAGCTCGGACCGGGCCGGAGCCCTCAGACCGTCCAGGAACAGTTGCAGATGTCGGTGGGTGAACCGGTCGATGTCCGGACAGGCGACGCCGGGCAGCGGCCGGGTGAGCTGGGAGAGGGCGACGATCACGTCACCGACGGCGATGTCGGTGCGCAGCTGCCCGGACGCCATCGCGCGGCCCACCAGCCCCTGTACGGCCTCTTCGAGGCGTCGGCGCTCGGCGAGCAGTTCGGGATGGTCCTTGTCGAAGCCGCCCGCGAGCATCGGGCACAGGGCCCCGATGCGCTCGTCGGCCGCCGCGTGCACGAACCGGCTCAGCGCGTCGAACGGGTCGGCCTCCTGGGAGGCCGCCTCCTCCGCGCGGCCGGTGGTCCGTGAGGTGACGGCGAGGACGACCTCGTGGATGAGCGCCGCCCGGTCCGGGAAGTTCCGGTAGAGCGTGGCGTTGCCGACGCCGGCCCGGCGCGCGACCTCGTCCAGCGGGACGTCCGGTCCGAACTCGACGAACATCTCACGCGCCGCCGTCACGATCCGCTCCCGGTTGCGCAGGGCGTCGGCCCGAGGACGGGCCGCACGGCGCTGCGCGGTTCCGGCTGCGGTCCCGGTGACGGTGACGGTCTCCACGGCGGCACTCCTTCTCTTCCGGTTCTCTTCGGTTCTCGTCCGGTCGCCCCGGTGCGGGCGGGCCGGTCACTCCGGTGCGTTCGCTCCGGTGCGGCCGGGCCGATCGCTCCGGTGCGGTCGGGCCGGTGCAGTCGGGCCGGTGCGCGGGCCCGGTCCGATGTTCTGCGTGTGCGGTACGAGGGCGGTCCCCGGGCGATACAACCGGGGAACACCTCCCCGTTTCACGGGGACACCGGTGCAAACGGGGAAGGCGTCCCCGGTTATTTCCGCCTCCCGTGTGAACTGGATCACCAAGCGTCCGCATCACCGGAACACCGTGCCGCCCGAGCCACCACCAGTCGCTCCCCGAGCCGGCCCTGCCCCCGGCCCCGAGCCACGACCGGTCACCCTCCGAACCGGCCCTGCCCCGGCCCCGAGCCACGACCGGTCACCCTCCGAACCGCCCCCGGCCCCGGACCACGACCGG from the Streptomyces sp. AM 4-1-1 genome contains:
- a CDS encoding TetR/AcrR family transcriptional regulator, producing the protein METVTVTGTAAGTAQRRAARPRADALRNRERIVTAAREMFVEFGPDVPLDEVARRAGVGNATLYRNFPDRAALIHEVVLAVTSRTTGRAEEAASQEADPFDALSRFVHAAADERIGALCPMLAGGFDKDHPELLAERRRLEEAVQGLVGRAMASGQLRTDIAVGDVIVALSQLTRPLPGVACPDIDRFTHRHLQLFLDGLRAPARSELPGTAATLADLRSRM